One window from the genome of Clostridiales bacterium encodes:
- the purH gene encoding bifunctional phosphoribosylaminoimidazolecarboxamide formyltransferase/IMP cyclohydrolase, whose amino-acid sequence MVTKATKRALVSVSDKTGVVEFCKELETLGYEIVSTGGTLKALVDSGVKAISISDVTGFKECLDGRVKTLHPAVHAGLLARRDDPEHMASLKDMGYRTIDLVAVNLYPFKQTIEKPNVTLEEAIENIDIGGPTMLRSAAKNYRDVLVVCEPKDYNEVLDRIKTNTCDHEFRLSLSYKVYRHTAAYDSLISSYMQQLLGIEFPEHITFAYDKAQDLRYGENPQQTAVFYKEQTARVGALTAAEQIWGKELSYNNINDANGALELLKEFAGTPAVVACKHANPCGVGTGKTVHEAYMRAYNSDPVSVFGGILAINGTVDKATAEEINKIFIEIVMAPDYTKDALEVLESKKNIRLLKIKDITAKRAANAYDMKKVYGGLLVQQYDETLIANEDMKLFERPAEVTTETLQSGKTKTVYGNGVVTDRKPTKEEINAMMFAWKVVKHTKSNAIVIGKDGRTTGIGMGQTNRIWAAKQAIEHAGEEAKGSVMASDAFFPFDDVVHAAIEAGITAIIQPGGSLRDADSVKAANEAGIAMVFVGDRHFKH is encoded by the coding sequence ATGGTAACAAAAGCAACGAAGCGCGCGCTGGTAAGCGTAAGCGACAAAACGGGCGTAGTGGAGTTCTGCAAAGAGCTCGAAACGCTCGGCTACGAAATCGTATCGACGGGCGGCACGCTCAAAGCGCTCGTCGACAGCGGCGTAAAAGCGATATCCATATCGGACGTCACGGGCTTTAAGGAATGTCTTGACGGCAGGGTAAAAACGCTCCACCCCGCCGTGCACGCGGGACTTCTCGCGCGCCGCGACGACCCCGAGCACATGGCAAGCCTTAAAGACATGGGCTACCGCACCATAGATCTCGTTGCGGTCAACCTCTATCCGTTCAAGCAGACGATAGAAAAGCCGAACGTAACGCTCGAAGAAGCTATCGAGAATATCGATATCGGCGGCCCGACCATGCTCAGGAGCGCGGCTAAGAACTACCGCGACGTGCTCGTCGTTTGCGAGCCCAAGGACTACAACGAAGTGCTTGACCGCATAAAGACGAACACCTGCGACCACGAGTTCCGTTTGTCGCTGTCGTACAAGGTATACCGCCACACCGCGGCGTACGACTCGCTCATCTCGTCGTATATGCAACAGCTTCTCGGCATAGAGTTCCCTGAGCATATCACGTTCGCGTACGACAAGGCGCAGGATCTTCGCTACGGCGAGAACCCGCAGCAGACCGCCGTGTTCTATAAAGAACAGACCGCGCGCGTCGGCGCGCTCACCGCGGCGGAGCAGATCTGGGGCAAAGAGCTCTCGTATAACAATATCAACGACGCTAACGGCGCGTTGGAATTACTCAAAGAGTTCGCGGGCACGCCCGCCGTCGTCGCGTGTAAGCACGCCAATCCTTGCGGCGTAGGCACGGGCAAAACGGTTCACGAAGCGTATATGCGCGCGTACAACTCCGACCCCGTATCGGTGTTCGGCGGCATACTCGCAATAAACGGCACGGTCGATAAAGCGACCGCCGAGGAAATAAATAAAATCTTTATCGAGATCGTCATGGCACCCGACTACACCAAGGACGCGCTCGAAGTTCTCGAAAGCAAAAAGAACATAAGGCTTTTGAAGATAAAGGATATCACGGCTAAGCGCGCCGCCAATGCGTACGATATGAAAAAAGTGTACGGCGGCTTACTCGTTCAGCAGTACGACGAAACGCTTATCGCGAACGAGGACATGAAGCTGTTCGAACGACCCGCCGAAGTCACGACCGAAACGTTACAGAGCGGCAAGACCAAAACGGTCTACGGCAACGGCGTAGTGACCGACCGCAAACCGACCAAGGAAGAAATCAACGCAATGATGTTCGCCTGGAAGGTTGTCAAGCACACCAAGTCGAACGCTATCGTTATCGGCAAGGACGGCAGAACGACGGGTATCGGCATGGGTCAGACCAATCGTATTTGGGCGGCGAAGCAGGCGATCGAGCACGCAGGCGAGGAAGCGAAAGGCTCGGTAATGGCGAGCGACGCGTTCTTCCCGTTCGACGACGTAGTACACGCCGCGATCGAAGCGGGCATTACCGCTATCATCCAACCCGGTGGATCTT